Sequence from the Pirellulales bacterium genome:
CCGATATTTCGGCAGAGATACGAATCCATAGACGGTCAAAGCTACGACGGCGAGCTTGGCGACGAAGACTTCGAATACACATGGCACTGGTTGCAGGAAGTTCGAGCACTGTACGTCCGCGCTGCTGCAGAAGATCGGCACGTCCTCTTCACGGCTGATCAGTGACGCCTAACCCTTCGCTCGAGCGGACCCGCTCCGGCAAGGCGCCTTGGCCACGAGGCGGTGCAGCCCTATCATCCGCCTCGCGGCCAGGGCGCCTTGCCTCCACGGGCCGCTCAGCTCAAACGTTCGGCGACGGCATGAGCGAGCAAACTGTCAGTGACAAAGTTGCGGCTTGGTTCGACGGCGATATATCACTGTTCGACACATGCACGGAAGAGCCAGGGGTTGCTTGGCAGGCGATTCTGGAGATTCTGCGCCACGACCTTACTGCCGAGCAGACCGCTGACCTTGCGGCTGGCCCGCTGGAGAGTTTGCTTGCTTGGCAAGGTGCTGTTTTCATAGACCGCGTCGAGGAGGAGGCACGCCGAAATCCGAAGTTCAATCACTTGGGGAGGGAAAAGGGGACAGGTCCAGATTAACACAGCGGACAGGCGTCGGTGGCTTTTCGAGCATTCCCCCGCCCCGCACGGGCTGAGGACGTGGAAGATGGAGTGGATGAAATGGACCTGTCCCCTTTGCCACCCTACCGGAAACTTGGCGGTAATAGAAATCGCATCGCTGCCTGCTTACGGACTTTTGCTGCATGCGGATTTGGTCACGATATACTACTCATGATTACGCGAGAGCCTCATGAGTTAGGGATCAAGCGGACAATTCAGTTTCTGATTTTCGGTGTATTGGTTACGCTAACGTCCCCACTACGGGTTCAGCGGTGGTTTCTAAAACTGCATCCCGCTGTGAATGTTGCCGTCAATCTCGCGTTCATCGGCATTGGCATGAAGGTTGGAAACCTCCTTTGGACTGCCTTGAAAAGTGGCATTTGGTCATGGTAACAAAATGCGAACAAGGCGTCGCACCTAACGCCTGACCCGCCGCCCTGGCCAGTTCCGCCGTCGCAACGAACAGTTCCTGCTGCCTGTTATCCGGCCGCTTGCCCAACGCCATAATCCCAACTCCTCCAGGGGGCGATCGCTGCAACGACGACCGTTATAACACGGGCGTCAAGCTTGAGTTTTTCAACGGGCTGTTAGCTTAGTCGTCTCCTTCGCATCAACAATCCTCCTGTTGCCAAAGCCCCCATCAGCAGCGAACTTGGCTCAGGGATACTTGCCACGCGGAACCCAACGTTGACGTCCTCGATTGAGGGGTCGTAGCTGAACCGGAACGAGGAGAGCAAGAATAAGGAGATGCTGCCCCAAGAGATCCCGCGAACGCCGCGAGCAGACGAACTGGAGTCGTTCTGCAAATCAAACTCCGTCTCCTCCCATTCCCACACGTTCCCCCCCTGGCCCATCGTGCCGTAGGGACTTAGGCCGCCTGCCAGCGTGAAGTCGGCCGGGCCTTGAATGATAGACTGACTATAAACCGCCGTGTCTGCCAGCGTGCCGCTGGCAACCGGCGTGGGCACGGAGTCACTTCCTGTGGGATAGTCGAAATACACGCCGCTAGGGTCGTAGTAAGCCGCCTTGTACCACTCGTCCATGCTGGGCAGGAAATAGAACGCGTCTTTGTGGCGGAAGAGATTTTCGCCCCCGTTTTGCCAGGCCTCGCTGCTCGTCCAAAGCTGAAAGCTGCCGCTGCCGTCGAAGTTGTACGCCTTCTGATAGCCCTGGCTGTCATTCAGCCAGTTGACGAACGTCGCCGCCTCGAACCAGCTTACACCTGTGGCCGGCATATCGGCTCGCGCTCCGCCGGTGACGAAGCCCATGGGGTGCATCGTGATCCCCAGACTCCCTTCGCTGTTGGCCTTGGTGATCATGTCACGGCTAATCTCGTACTTCCCCATGCGATAGGCGTACTCGACCTTGCCCGCCG
This genomic interval carries:
- a CDS encoding SUMF1/EgtB/PvdO family nonheme iron enzyme codes for the protein MRFALLYASTAQADTFGSGANQFSIEFVPIGNPNNPDDTTGTPNPAGKVEYAYRMGKYEISRDMITKANSEGSLGITMHPMGFVTGGARADMPATGVSWFEAATFVNWLNDSQGYQKAYNFDGSGSFQLWTSSEAWQNGGENLFRHKDAFYFLPSMDEWYKAAYYDPSGVYFDYPTGSDSVPTPVASGTLADTAVYSQSIIQGPADFTLAGGLSPYGTMGQGGNVWEWEETEFDLQNDSSSSARGVRGISWGSISLFLLSSFRFSYDPSIEDVNVGFRVASIPEPSSLLMGALATGGLLMRRRRLS